A stretch of the Panicum virgatum strain AP13 chromosome 9N, P.virgatum_v5, whole genome shotgun sequence genome encodes the following:
- the LOC120692070 gene encoding outer envelope pore protein 16-2, chloroplastic-like, protein MSGSVETQARAFADEVRGGALEAKNWMLDLGHPLLNRVAESFIKAAGIGAVQAVARESYFMTIEGEGGSVFGATGSRKRSFPDLNGTNSGSKSPEAMVKNVSKESLQWGLAAGVHSGLTYGLTEVRGTHDWRNSAVAGAITGAAVALTSDRASHEQVVQCAIAGAALSTAANVLSGIF, encoded by the exons atgAGCGGCAGCGTGGAGACGCAGGCGCGGGCGTTCGCGGacgaggtgcgcggcggcgccctggaGGCGAAGAACTGGATGCTGGACCTCGGCCACCCGCTCCTCAACCGCGTCGCCGAGAGCTTCATCAAGGCCGCCGGG ATCGGCGCGGTCCAGGCGGTCGCGAGGGAGTCGTACTTCATGACCATCGAAG GCGAGGGAGGATCGGTGTTCGGCGCCACTGGCTCTAGGAAACGCTCGTTCCCGGATCTGAATG GGACGAACAGTGGTAGCAAGTCGCCCGAGGCCATG GTGAAAAACGTGAGCAAAGAGTCGTTGCAGTGGG GACTCGCGGCTGGCGTGCACTCCGGCCTGACCTACGGCCTGACGGAGGTGCGCGGGACGCACGACTGGCGGAACAGCGCCGTGGCCGGCGCCATcacgggcgccgccgtcgcgctcaCGTCGGACCGCGCCTCGCACGAGCAGGTCGTGCAGTgcgccatcgccggcgccgcgctctCCACGGCCGCCAACGTGCTCTCCGGCATATTCTGA